The Thermodesulfobacteriota bacterium genome includes a window with the following:
- the gltB gene encoding glutamate synthase large subunit, whose product MKPVGYPPKQGLYDPSFEHDSCGMGFVVNIKGEKSNKIVRNAIEVLLNLEHRGACGCEANTGDGAGILIQIPHKFFTKVCNDIDIALPSDDNYGVGTIFFTQNPEERRECAKTFEKILQEEGLEPLGWRNVPTDNESLGNTAISCEPFIKQVFIKPGPQISDQMHFERKLFVVQKRALNEIKLSGMKGGDFFYIASLSCKTTIYKGMLTTWQLDKFYPDLNDPDMESAIALVHSRFSTNTFPSWDRSHPYRYIVHNGEINTMRGNINWMHARQGVFSSDVFGEDLQKTFPIISPDGSDSGNFDNCVEFLYLAGRPIEHAVMMMIPEPWSNHTTMSDEKKAFYEYHSCMMEPWDGPASIGFTDGTKVGAILDRNGLRPSRYYVTKDDMVIMGSEVGVLDVPAEMVLQKGRLQPGRMFLIDTEEGRIVEDQELKEKLSKELPYREWLNENLVSIDDIEASDSESEYPSDHEKVLLRQRAFGYTFEDLRVLIGPMANNAVEPIGSMGKDTPIAILSSKPRLLYEYFKQLFAQVTNPAIDSIREELITATQMTLGPEPNILNPSPLNCRKIRLNDPVLTNQDLNKIKSLDSGNFKSETLPILFKIADGSTGLESALEELFDSADKAISNGANILILSDRGFNKENAPIPALLATAGLHHHLIRNGNRMKVGLVLESAEPREVHHFALLIGYGISAINPYLAYETIEDMIDEGMLGGIEKQKAIINYNKSVVKGVVKTMSKIGISAIQSYHGAQIFEAIGLNHDFIDKYFTWTPTRIKGAGIDVITQEIKMRYDTAYPERDVVPETLDEGGLYQWRPGGEHHAFNPKSVHMLQRACRTNNYQEFKKFSDLVTDESKQLATLRGLLELKTDNDPIPLDEVESVESICKRFKTGAMSYGAISQEAHESLAIAMNRIGGKSNTGEGGEDTDRNIPDDNGDLRRSSIKQVASGRFGVTGEYLVNAEEIQIKIAQGAKPGEGGQLPGRKVYPWIAKVRLSTPGVGLISPPPHHDIYSIEDLAELIHDLKNANQNARINVKLVSEVGVGTIAAGVAKGHADVILISGYDGGTGASPQSSIQHAGLPWELGLAETHQTLLINNLRSRVVLETDGQMKTGRDVVIAALLGAEEYGFSTAPLIILGCIMMRVCHLDTCPVGVATQNPELRKKFMGDPTHVVNFMHFIAQEIRELMAELGFRTINEMIGRTDKLEMREVIDHWKAKGVNMSDVIYQPDVPSDYGRYSMIEQDHGLEEVLDNKVLLDICKPTLENAEPIEAIVPIKNIDRTVGTILGSELTKKYGADGLPEETVRLHFNGSAGQSFGAFVPRYMTLILEGDSNDYIGKGLSGGKIIVYPPKQSTFVAEENIIIGNVAFYGATGGEAYIRGLAGERFCVRNSGVKTVVEGVGDHGCEYMTGGRVVVLGSTGRNFAAGMSGGVAYVLDVEGDFSIRCNQEMVDLEPMSSDDAQEVRDMIKNHVEYTGSERGKEVLSNWSNIEEKFVKVMPKDYKRMLGAIERVEQKGLSGDEALMAAFEENKSDLARVSGN is encoded by the coding sequence ACGCCATTGAGGTGCTTTTAAATCTAGAACACCGTGGCGCATGCGGATGTGAAGCTAATACCGGTGACGGCGCCGGGATTCTTATACAAATACCTCATAAATTTTTTACAAAGGTATGCAATGATATAGATATAGCACTTCCATCAGACGATAATTACGGAGTAGGAACTATATTCTTTACTCAAAATCCGGAGGAAAGAAGAGAGTGCGCCAAAACCTTTGAAAAGATACTACAAGAAGAAGGCTTAGAGCCTCTAGGCTGGCGAAATGTTCCGACTGATAATGAATCATTAGGAAATACAGCAATTTCCTGTGAGCCCTTTATAAAACAGGTTTTTATTAAACCCGGACCACAAATAAGCGATCAGATGCATTTTGAGCGTAAGCTCTTTGTGGTTCAAAAAAGAGCTTTAAATGAGATCAAACTCTCAGGCATGAAAGGAGGGGATTTCTTCTACATAGCAAGCCTCTCATGCAAAACTACAATTTATAAAGGAATGTTAACAACATGGCAGTTAGATAAATTCTATCCAGATTTAAATGATCCAGATATGGAATCTGCTATAGCGCTTGTTCATTCTCGCTTTAGCACTAATACATTTCCTAGCTGGGATCGCTCTCACCCCTACCGTTATATAGTTCATAACGGTGAGATCAATACAATGAGGGGCAATATCAACTGGATGCATGCCAGACAAGGGGTATTTTCATCCGATGTTTTTGGGGAAGACCTTCAAAAGACATTCCCTATAATCTCACCCGACGGCAGTGACTCCGGCAACTTTGATAACTGTGTTGAATTTTTGTATCTCGCCGGTCGCCCGATTGAGCATGCAGTAATGATGATGATACCGGAGCCATGGTCAAACCACACAACCATGAGTGATGAGAAAAAAGCCTTTTACGAATATCACAGCTGTATGATGGAGCCTTGGGACGGCCCGGCATCTATAGGTTTTACAGATGGAACAAAAGTTGGTGCAATTCTGGACAGAAACGGCTTAAGACCTTCACGCTACTACGTTACAAAAGACGATATGGTAATTATGGGCTCTGAGGTAGGAGTACTTGATGTTCCTGCTGAGATGGTGCTTCAAAAAGGAAGACTTCAGCCTGGCAGGATGTTTCTAATTGACACTGAAGAAGGCAGAATTGTTGAAGACCAAGAGTTAAAGGAAAAACTATCAAAAGAGCTGCCATATAGAGAATGGCTGAACGAGAATTTAGTTTCAATCGACGATATCGAAGCATCTGATTCAGAGAGTGAGTACCCGTCAGATCATGAAAAAGTTCTACTTAGACAAAGGGCTTTTGGATATACTTTTGAAGACCTAAGGGTTTTAATTGGCCCTATGGCAAACAATGCTGTAGAACCAATAGGATCAATGGGCAAAGACACTCCTATAGCTATTTTATCAAGCAAGCCTAGGCTGCTCTATGAATATTTCAAACAGCTATTTGCACAAGTAACTAACCCTGCGATTGACTCTATTAGAGAAGAGCTTATTACCGCCACCCAGATGACTCTTGGGCCAGAGCCTAATATCTTAAACCCTTCTCCACTGAACTGCAGGAAGATAAGACTTAATGATCCTGTGTTAACAAATCAGGATCTAAATAAGATAAAGAGTCTTGATAGCGGCAACTTTAAATCTGAGACTCTTCCAATACTGTTTAAAATTGCAGATGGAAGCACCGGGCTTGAGAGTGCGCTAGAGGAACTTTTTGACAGCGCTGACAAGGCAATATCAAACGGAGCTAACATCTTAATTCTCTCTGACCGAGGCTTTAATAAGGAAAACGCACCAATACCCGCACTATTGGCAACGGCCGGTCTTCATCACCACTTAATCAGAAACGGTAACAGGATGAAGGTTGGTTTAGTGCTCGAATCAGCTGAGCCAAGAGAGGTTCATCATTTTGCACTGCTTATTGGATACGGCATAAGTGCAATTAATCCTTATCTTGCCTATGAAACCATAGAAGACATGATTGATGAGGGTATGCTTGGCGGTATTGAAAAACAAAAGGCGATAATCAACTACAACAAGAGCGTAGTTAAGGGCGTGGTAAAAACGATGTCCAAAATTGGCATCTCAGCAATTCAGAGCTACCACGGTGCTCAAATATTTGAAGCAATTGGGCTAAACCATGACTTTATTGATAAATATTTCACCTGGACGCCGACCAGGATTAAGGGCGCAGGTATAGATGTAATTACTCAAGAGATAAAAATGCGCTATGACACAGCCTATCCGGAGCGCGACGTGGTTCCGGAGACTCTTGATGAGGGCGGACTTTATCAATGGCGCCCGGGCGGTGAGCATCACGCATTTAACCCAAAATCAGTCCACATGCTACAGCGCGCATGCAGAACAAATAACTATCAAGAGTTTAAGAAATTCTCAGATCTTGTAACGGATGAATCTAAACAACTCGCAACCCTAAGGGGTCTGCTAGAGCTAAAAACTGATAATGACCCTATTCCACTTGATGAAGTAGAGTCGGTTGAGTCAATATGCAAGCGCTTTAAAACAGGCGCTATGTCCTACGGAGCAATAAGCCAAGAGGCCCATGAGAGCCTGGCTATAGCTATGAACAGAATCGGCGGTAAGAGCAACACCGGCGAGGGCGGAGAGGACACGGATAGAAACATCCCGGATGATAATGGGGATTTAAGAAGAAGTTCAATTAAACAGGTTGCCTCCGGACGCTTTGGAGTAACTGGCGAATATTTAGTCAACGCAGAAGAAATTCAAATTAAAATAGCTCAGGGCGCAAAACCAGGAGAGGGCGGCCAGCTGCCTGGCAGAAAAGTATACCCCTGGATTGCAAAAGTTAGGCTTTCAACGCCGGGAGTGGGTCTTATTTCACCTCCGCCTCATCACGATATCTATTCTATCGAGGATCTGGCTGAGCTAATACACGATTTAAAGAACGCAAATCAAAATGCACGCATTAATGTAAAGCTCGTCTCTGAAGTAGGTGTAGGCACAATTGCCGCTGGTGTGGCAAAAGGTCATGCGGATGTAATTCTGATAAGCGGATATGACGGCGGGACCGGAGCATCTCCTCAGAGTAGCATTCAGCACGCAGGGCTTCCTTGGGAGCTTGGACTTGCAGAGACTCATCAAACACTACTTATAAATAACCTTAGAAGCAGGGTTGTACTTGAGACTGACGGCCAGATGAAAACCGGACGCGACGTGGTTATAGCGGCTCTTTTAGGGGCAGAAGAGTATGGATTTTCAACAGCGCCGCTTATTATTTTAGGCTGTATTATGATGCGCGTGTGTCACTTAGACACTTGCCCGGTGGGTGTGGCTACGCAAAACCCGGAGCTTCGCAAAAAATTTATGGGCGATCCGACTCATGTAGTTAATTTCATGCATTTTATTGCCCAGGAAATTAGAGAACTTATGGCAGAGCTTGGTTTTAGGACCATAAACGAGATGATAGGCCGAACTGATAAGCTTGAAATGAGAGAAGTCATTGACCATTGGAAAGCTAAAGGAGTGAACATGTCGGATGTGATTTATCAGCCTGATGTTCCAAGTGATTACGGCAGGTATTCCATGATAGAGCAGGACCATGGTCTTGAAGAAGTGCTAGATAACAAAGTCCTATTAGATATATGTAAACCGACACTTGAAAATGCGGAGCCTATTGAGGCAATTGTCCCTATTAAAAATATAGACCGCACCGTAGGAACAATTTTAGGAAGCGAGCTTACGAAAAAGTACGGTGCCGACGGACTGCCTGAGGAAACAGTTAGGCTTCACTTCAATGGTTCAGCAGGGCAGAGCTTTGGTGCATTTGTGCCTAGATATATGACATTGATTTTGGAAGGCGATTCCAACGACTACATAGGAAAGGGTCTTTCAGGAGGGAAAATAATTGTTTATCCGCCAAAGCAGTCTACGTTTGTTGCAGAAGAGAATATAATTATCGGAAACGTTGCGTTCTACGGCGCAACCGGTGGTGAGGCATATATTAGAGGTCTTGCAGGAGAGAGGTTCTGTGTTAGAAACAGCGGAGTGAAAACCGTAGTAGAGGGCGTTGGTGACCATGGCTGTGAATATATGACAGGCGGCAGGGTAGTGGTGCTTGGAAGCACAGGAAGAAACTTTGCGGCCGGTATGTCTGGAGGAGTTGCTTACGTATTAGACGTAGAAGGCGATTTCTCAATTCGCTGCAATCAAGAGATGGTTGATCTTGAGCCTATGAGCTCAGATGATGCTCAGGAAGTTAGAGATATGATTAAGAATCATGTTGAATACACCGGAAGTGAAAGAGGAAAAGAAGTTCTTTCAAACTGGAGTAATATAGAAGAAAAATTTGTAAAAGTAATGCCAAAAGACTATAAACGAATGTTAGGGGCCATTGAAAGAGTAGAACAGAAGGGGCTTAGCGGAGATGAAGCTCTTATGGCAGCTTTTGAAGAAAATAAGAGTGATCTTGCCCGCGTCAGTGGTAATTAG